One stretch of Lacrimispora sphenoides DNA includes these proteins:
- a CDS encoding sugar ABC transporter ATP-binding protein: MPNVIVLAMRSISKAFPGVQALDHVDFTLRRGEIHALMGENGAGKSTLIKVLTGVEEFESGEITIDGFKGNMINHSPQEAQAHGISTVYQEVNLCPNLSVAENLFIGREPKRAGIIDWKTMNKKAKDLMESLDIHIDVTRALENYSIALQQMFAIARAVDMSAKVLILDEPTSSLDDNEVEKLFHLMNRLKSEGVGIIFVTHFLEQVYEVCDKITVLRNGALVGEYDTEKLPRVQLVAKMMGKDFDDLAAIKKGGEAEERSGELVIDAQGIGKQGTIKPYDLKIRKGEVIGLTGLLGSGRSELARSLYGADKPDSGVLKVKGRPVSVAAPLDAMKAGMAYLPENRKEEGIVADLSVRDNLILALQAKKGMFQPFGRKEQEELADKYIELLQIKTANRETPIKSLSGGNQQKVILGRWLLTDPDFLILDEPTRGIDVGTKTEIQKLVVKLSEEGKSVMFISSEVEEMLRTCSRMAVLRDGQKVGELEEGELDQNNIMKAIAGGAGDE, encoded by the coding sequence ATGCCCAATGTAATCGTATTAGCCATGCGAAGTATATCAAAAGCATTTCCAGGCGTGCAGGCCCTTGATCATGTAGACTTTACATTAAGAAGAGGAGAGATCCATGCGCTGATGGGGGAGAACGGAGCCGGAAAGTCCACCCTTATTAAAGTTCTGACAGGTGTGGAAGAGTTTGAATCAGGAGAAATTACCATTGACGGGTTTAAGGGGAATATGATCAACCATTCTCCCCAGGAGGCCCAGGCTCATGGGATCAGCACGGTCTACCAGGAGGTTAATCTCTGCCCCAATTTATCTGTGGCGGAAAATTTATTCATCGGCAGGGAGCCGAAGCGGGCAGGCATCATCGACTGGAAAACCATGAATAAGAAGGCGAAAGATCTGATGGAGAGTCTGGATATTCATATTGACGTGACAAGGGCCCTGGAGAATTACTCCATCGCTTTGCAGCAGATGTTTGCCATCGCCAGAGCCGTGGATATGTCTGCAAAGGTTTTGATTCTTGACGAACCCACTTCTTCCCTGGATGACAATGAGGTGGAGAAGCTGTTTCATCTGATGAACCGCCTCAAATCGGAAGGTGTGGGAATCATCTTTGTCACTCATTTCCTGGAACAGGTATATGAGGTTTGCGATAAGATCACCGTTCTTAGAAACGGGGCTCTGGTAGGAGAGTATGATACGGAAAAGCTGCCCAGAGTGCAGCTGGTAGCAAAGATGATGGGAAAAGATTTTGACGATTTGGCTGCCATTAAAAAAGGAGGAGAGGCGGAGGAAAGGTCCGGAGAATTGGTGATCGATGCACAGGGAATCGGAAAGCAGGGAACCATAAAGCCTTACGACCTTAAGATCCGTAAAGGGGAGGTAATCGGTCTTACCGGGCTTTTAGGATCCGGCCGCTCGGAGCTAGCAAGGAGCCTATACGGAGCGGATAAGCCGGACAGCGGGGTACTGAAGGTAAAAGGCCGGCCGGTTTCGGTGGCAGCGCCCCTTGACGCCATGAAGGCTGGTATGGCCTACCTTCCGGAAAACCGGAAGGAGGAAGGGATCGTGGCGGATCTGTCGGTACGGGACAATTTGATTCTTGCGCTTCAGGCAAAGAAGGGAATGTTCCAGCCCTTCGGAAGAAAAGAGCAGGAGGAGCTTGCTGATAAATATATAGAGCTTTTACAGATAAAAACGGCTAACAGGGAGACTCCTATTAAAAGCTTGAGCGGAGGAAACCAGCAGAAAGTAATCTTAGGAAGATGGCTCCTTACGGATCCTGATTTTCTCATACTGGATGAACCCACCAGAGGGATCGATGTCGGTACCAAGACAGAGATTCAGAAATTGGTGGTAAAGCTTTCAGAGGAGGGCAAGTCCGTAATGTTTATTTCCTCAGAAGTGGAAGAAATGCTGCGTACCTGCAGCCGTATGGCCGTACTCCGGGATGGGCAGAAGGTGGGGGAACTGGAAGAAGGTGAGCTTGACCAGAATAACATTATGAAGGCGATTGCAGGAGGTGCGGGAGATGAATAA
- a CDS encoding ABC transporter substrate-binding protein — MKRRLLGMMTAAAMTAAMVLSGCSGSQTAATTGAPAGGETKTEAAKTEAAKTEAAKAEEKKDLLVVGFSQVGAESDWRTANTESMKSTFTEANGYKLIFDDAQQKQENQLKAVRNFIQQDVDYIVIAPVTETGWDTVLQEAKDAGIPVIIVDRMIDVSDDSLYTAWVGSNFLQEGYDAVAWLDEYLKNNNRTDDDINIVTLQGTIGSSAQIGRTDGVEEKMKDHPKWKMLERQTGEFTQAKGQEVMESFLKTYSDIDVVIAENDNMAFGAIDAIKAAGKTCGPKGDIIIISFDAVAAAFDSMIAGDMNVSVECNPLHGPRVAEIIQKLEKGESVDKIAYVQEGVYPADTAAQEKPKRAY, encoded by the coding sequence ATGAAGAGAAGATTACTGGGCATGATGACGGCGGCTGCCATGACTGCAGCTATGGTTTTATCCGGATGCAGCGGTTCCCAGACTGCGGCAACCACCGGGGCTCCGGCCGGCGGGGAAACAAAAACAGAGGCAGCCAAGACAGAGGCAGCTAAAACAGAGGCAGCTAAGGCAGAGGAAAAAAAGGATCTGCTTGTGGTAGGTTTTTCCCAGGTAGGAGCGGAATCTGACTGGAGAACAGCCAATACCGAATCCATGAAATCCACGTTTACGGAAGCAAACGGGTACAAGCTGATATTTGATGATGCGCAGCAGAAGCAGGAAAACCAGTTAAAGGCGGTCCGCAACTTTATCCAGCAGGATGTGGACTATATTGTGATCGCGCCGGTTACGGAAACAGGCTGGGATACGGTTTTGCAGGAAGCAAAGGATGCGGGGATCCCGGTCATTATTGTTGACCGTATGATCGATGTTTCCGACGATTCCCTCTATACTGCATGGGTTGGCTCCAATTTCCTTCAGGAAGGCTATGATGCAGTGGCATGGCTTGATGAGTACTTAAAGAATAATAACCGTACGGACGATGACATCAACATCGTGACCCTGCAGGGAACCATCGGTTCTTCTGCCCAGATCGGACGTACCGACGGTGTGGAAGAAAAGATGAAAGATCATCCCAAGTGGAAGATGTTAGAGCGTCAGACAGGAGAATTTACTCAGGCAAAGGGACAGGAGGTAATGGAATCCTTCCTTAAGACCTATAGTGATATTGATGTTGTGATCGCAGAAAATGACAACATGGCCTTTGGAGCCATTGACGCCATCAAGGCAGCAGGAAAGACCTGCGGGCCAAAGGGCGATATCATCATCATTTCCTTTGACGCGGTTGCGGCTGCCTTTGATTCCATGATTGCCGGTGATATGAATGTATCCGTAGAATGTAACCCGCTTCATGGGCCTCGCGTGGCTGAAATCATTCAGAAGCTGGAAAAGGGTGAAAGCGTGGATAAGATCGCCTATGTACAGGAAGGAGTATATCCGGCTGATACGGCGGCTCAGGAAAAACCAAAGAGGGCCTATTGA
- a CDS encoding sensor histidine kinase, giving the protein MMQKRDSIKAKLQSMQAIVFIPVIIMIGILLYMMEWQNEQYRQSIRNLTMATEFNFDFKSNIDYKMYRIVIGADTFDSLNPYEELENSRRLFEQLKDSTPQENSKKGLDGIIILIGILEKRIEDIRTSNIIGDYDRNMERLDKDIYIITELIQETMSDYIYNETKTLESTRLKLDSQTKRVIASCIVVSAYIIVFLIVSFSSFGKKITKPIEELCQYTMVLANGSLKVQAPKSNIREIQMLSDQYDHMVIRIGELIDHIKEEQELKRKTELKLLQAQINPHFLYNTLDTIVWLAEGKRHQEVVDMITALSSFLRMGLNNGRDFITIRGEAEHVKSYLQIQHFRYEDILDYEIDFKEQIMEFSTLKLTLQPIVENALYHGIKNCRKKGFLKISGWQEGEDILLKVEDNGIGMKPEELEKMQRLVRNGGEDLGLREGFGIANVAERIRLNFGEIYGLSIESEYGIGTSVTVRIPASIKGNR; this is encoded by the coding sequence ATGATGCAAAAACGTGATTCTATCAAAGCAAAATTACAATCCATGCAGGCAATCGTATTTATCCCGGTCATAATTATGATTGGGATATTGCTGTATATGATGGAATGGCAGAACGAACAGTATAGACAAAGCATCCGGAACTTAACGATGGCTACGGAGTTTAATTTTGACTTTAAATCCAACATCGATTATAAGATGTACCGCATTGTCATAGGGGCGGACACCTTTGATTCTTTAAATCCCTATGAGGAACTGGAAAATTCCCGGAGGCTGTTTGAACAGTTAAAGGACTCCACGCCTCAGGAGAACAGCAAAAAGGGACTGGATGGGATCATCATACTCATCGGCATTCTGGAAAAAAGGATTGAAGACATCCGTACCAGCAATATCATCGGTGATTATGACCGGAATATGGAGCGCCTGGATAAAGATATTTACATAATCACTGAACTCATTCAGGAAACTATGTCCGATTATATTTACAATGAAACAAAGACCTTAGAATCTACGCGTTTAAAGCTGGATTCCCAGACAAAGAGGGTCATTGCCTCATGCATCGTGGTTTCCGCTTATATCATCGTGTTTTTAATCGTTTCTTTTTCTTCCTTTGGAAAGAAGATTACAAAACCCATTGAGGAACTGTGTCAATATACCATGGTGCTTGCAAACGGCAGCCTAAAGGTCCAGGCGCCCAAAAGTAATATACGGGAGATTCAGATGCTAAGCGACCAGTATGATCACATGGTGATCCGTATCGGGGAGCTGATTGACCACATTAAGGAAGAACAGGAGCTAAAGAGAAAAACCGAATTAAAGCTTTTACAGGCTCAGATCAATCCTCATTTTCTTTATAATACCCTGGATACAATTGTCTGGCTGGCAGAGGGGAAACGTCATCAGGAGGTGGTGGATATGATCACGGCCCTTTCTTCCTTTCTGCGGATGGGCCTAAACAATGGAAGGGATTTTATCACCATCAGGGGAGAGGCTGAACATGTAAAGAGCTATCTTCAGATCCAGCATTTCCGCTATGAGGATATATTGGATTATGAAATCGATTTTAAGGAGCAGATCATGGAATTCTCCACGTTGAAACTGACTCTGCAGCCTATTGTGGAGAATGCCCTTTACCATGGAATTAAGAATTGCAGGAAAAAGGGCTTTCTAAAGATCAGCGGCTGGCAGGAGGGAGAGGACATTCTGTTAAAAGTGGAGGATAACGGCATTGGAATGAAGCCGGAAGAGCTTGAAAAAATGCAGAGACTGGTACGAAACGGCGGAGAGGACTTAGGGTTGCGGGAAGGATTTGGAATCGCTAATGTGGCAGAGAGGATCCGGCTCAATTTCGGCGAAATCTATGGGCTTTCCATCGAAAGCGAGTATGGGATTGGAACCTCTGTTACAGTCAGGATCCCGGCTTCTATAAAGGGGAACAGATAA
- a CDS encoding response regulator transcription factor produces the protein MVKIFLAEDEKIVREGIKNGIPWERYGFEFAGEAPDGELAYPLILKARPDILLTDIRMPFMDGLELAEMVKRELPDLRIMFFSGYDDFEYAKRAIKIGAADYLLKPVSSSQLLEALERMSEAIIQEKSERGYKLEFLKQQEERKRMERDRLFDTIVSGNLSLQEILIKGREHRLSLSAPVYNLILFQARVSGSQEQFTDQVVMFDEMIKDRFENRSEVIVFNRLTEGYAFLVMGNDWEDLDRKAAACSKLLVRLVESCPGMEYFGGIGVPVCRLGELRTCFKAASRAYASRYMLEYNQLLTAEAAVRLHDDSGTISLEGMDITKLSRDIVPNFLKNGSITEVKYFLEEYLEACGNNFKSLIFRQYLLMDVYLAVIGFVTQLGFEPEQVLKEFGDGKALKPCVGSEEVAVKYAREILTKAITLRTTCSQKKYRLVLDKSRDYIERHYKDEDISLNVVASSVNISPNYFSTIFSQEMGITFVEYLTKVRMEAAKELLLKTDLRASEIGYQVGYKDPHYFSYIFKKTHGITPKAFRSGGRNDAKT, from the coding sequence ATGGTTAAAATTTTTCTTGCTGAGGATGAAAAAATAGTTCGTGAGGGAATTAAAAATGGTATTCCGTGGGAAAGATACGGATTTGAGTTTGCAGGGGAAGCACCGGATGGGGAGCTGGCATATCCTTTGATCCTAAAGGCCAGGCCAGATATCCTGCTTACTGACATCCGAATGCCCTTTATGGATGGGCTTGAGCTGGCTGAGATGGTAAAGAGAGAACTTCCGGACCTTCGCATCATGTTTTTCAGCGGATATGATGACTTTGAATACGCAAAGCGGGCCATAAAGATCGGCGCAGCGGATTACCTTCTTAAGCCTGTCAGCAGCAGCCAGCTGCTAGAGGCTCTGGAGCGCATGAGCGAAGCCATTATCCAGGAGAAAAGCGAAAGGGGTTATAAACTGGAGTTTCTAAAGCAGCAGGAAGAAAGAAAGCGGATGGAGCGGGACCGGCTGTTTGATACCATTGTATCAGGAAACTTAAGCCTTCAGGAGATCCTTATTAAGGGGCGGGAACACAGACTGTCCTTAAGCGCTCCGGTATATAATCTGATTTTGTTTCAGGCAAGGGTTTCCGGCAGCCAGGAGCAGTTTACGGACCAGGTTGTTATGTTTGATGAGATGATAAAAGACCGGTTTGAGAACAGGTCAGAGGTCATCGTATTTAACCGCTTAACAGAAGGGTATGCATTTCTGGTCATGGGAAACGACTGGGAAGATCTTGATAGAAAGGCGGCTGCCTGCTCTAAGCTTTTGGTCCGCCTTGTGGAGTCCTGTCCGGGCATGGAGTATTTCGGAGGAATCGGTGTTCCGGTATGCAGGCTCGGTGAGCTTAGAACCTGTTTTAAGGCGGCCAGCCGGGCCTATGCCAGCCGGTACATGCTGGAATACAACCAGCTTCTTACGGCAGAAGCGGCTGTCCGGCTTCATGACGATTCTGGAACCATCAGCCTGGAAGGGATGGACATTACCAAACTTAGCCGGGATATTGTTCCTAATTTCCTTAAAAATGGTTCAATTACAGAGGTGAAGTATTTTCTGGAAGAATATTTAGAGGCTTGCGGGAATAATTTTAAGTCCTTAATCTTCCGGCAGTATTTGCTTATGGATGTTTATCTTGCTGTCATCGGTTTTGTCACTCAGCTTGGTTTTGAGCCGGAACAGGTCTTAAAGGAATTTGGGGATGGTAAGGCCTTAAAGCCTTGTGTGGGATCTGAAGAAGTGGCGGTAAAGTACGCCAGGGAGATCCTTACAAAGGCCATCACCCTTCGCACCACCTGTTCCCAGAAAAAGTACCGCCTGGTTCTTGATAAATCCAGGGATTACATTGAACGTCACTATAAGGATGAGGACATTTCTTTAAATGTGGTGGCCTCCAGCGTGAATATAAGCCCCAATTACTTCAGCACCATATTCAGCCAGGAGATGGGGATCACCTTTGTGGAATATTTAACAAAGGTCCGTATGGAAGCGGCAAAGGAGCTGCTTCTTAAGACAGACCTTCGGGCCTCGGAAATCGGATATCAGGTGGGGTATAAAGATCCCCATTATTTCAGCTACATATTTAAAAAGACTCATGGAATTACGCCGAAAGCATTCCGGTCAGGAGGCAGAAATGATGCAAAAACGTGA
- a CDS encoding glycoside hydrolase family 1 protein → MSVFAEDFLWGGAVAANQCEGAWNEAGKGIADPDVCTGGSHARSKRITRTIEPDTFYPSHEAIDFYHHYKEDIALFAEMGFKVFRFSIAWTRIFPTGMEEEPNEAGLEFYDRVIEECLNHGMEPLITISHYEMPFALTEKYNGWASRECIGLYVKYAETLFKRYKGKVKYWLTFNEINAGTMPMGGFLSLGILNEGTTDFTNQTDIPKLRFQGLHHQFVASAQAVKAGHEIDPDCKIGCMLCYITTYPLTCNPNDILEAQRRNQILNQFCGDVQVRGEYPSFMNRYFRENGISIQMEPGDLETIKEGCVDYYTFSYYMSNCATATPEQASTSGNLMGGAKNPYLESSDWGWQIDPKGLRYTLNELYGRYRIPLMVVENGLGAYDKKEEDGCIRDDYRIDYLRKHIEQMKEAVEDGVELMGYTPWGCIDLVSASTGEMAKRYGFIYVEKYDDGTGDLSRRKKKSFEWYKKVIATNGEELD, encoded by the coding sequence ATGTCTGTATTTGCTGAAGATTTTTTATGGGGAGGCGCGGTGGCTGCTAACCAGTGTGAGGGCGCATGGAATGAGGCGGGCAAGGGAATCGCAGATCCTGATGTATGTACGGGAGGTTCCCATGCAAGATCCAAACGGATCACCAGGACCATAGAGCCGGATACATTTTACCCAAGCCATGAAGCCATTGATTTTTACCATCATTATAAAGAAGATATTGCCCTGTTTGCGGAGATGGGTTTTAAGGTATTCCGTTTTTCCATTGCCTGGACCAGAATTTTCCCTACGGGCATGGAAGAGGAGCCGAATGAGGCTGGTCTGGAATTCTATGACAGGGTAATCGAAGAGTGCTTAAACCATGGAATGGAACCGCTGATCACCATCTCCCATTACGAGATGCCCTTTGCCCTTACGGAAAAGTACAATGGATGGGCTTCCAGAGAGTGCATCGGACTGTATGTTAAATATGCGGAAACGTTGTTCAAACGCTATAAGGGAAAGGTGAAATACTGGCTGACCTTTAATGAGATCAATGCAGGGACAATGCCCATGGGCGGTTTCCTTTCTTTAGGCATTTTAAATGAGGGAACAACGGATTTTACAAACCAGACGGATATTCCCAAGCTCCGCTTCCAGGGCCTTCATCATCAGTTTGTGGCCAGCGCCCAGGCGGTTAAGGCCGGACATGAGATTGATCCGGACTGTAAGATCGGCTGTATGCTCTGTTATATTACGACCTATCCTTTGACCTGCAATCCTAATGATATTTTAGAAGCCCAGAGACGGAATCAGATTTTAAACCAGTTCTGCGGCGATGTGCAGGTTAGGGGAGAATATCCCAGCTTTATGAACCGTTATTTCAGGGAAAACGGGATTTCCATACAGATGGAGCCGGGAGACTTGGAAACCATAAAAGAGGGGTGTGTGGATTATTATACCTTCAGCTATTATATGTCCAACTGTGCTACCGCTACGCCGGAACAGGCAAGCACTTCCGGCAACTTAATGGGAGGAGCGAAAAATCCTTATCTGGAATCCAGCGACTGGGGCTGGCAGATTGATCCTAAGGGACTTCGTTATACGCTGAATGAGCTTTATGGACGTTACCGCATTCCTCTGATGGTGGTGGAAAACGGCCTGGGTGCTTATGATAAGAAGGAAGAGGACGGATGCATCAGGGACGATTACCGCATCGATTACTTAAGGAAACACATTGAGCAGATGAAGGAAGCCGTGGAGGATGGTGTGGAACTGATGGGGTATACCCCTTGGGGCTGCATTGATCTGGTCAGCGCTTCCACCGGAGAAATGGCAAAGCGCTACGGTTTCATCTACGTAGAAAAATATGATGATGGAACCGGAGATTTATCCAGGAGGAAAAAGAAATCCTTTGAATGGTATAAAAAGGTAATTGCAACCAACGGGGAAGAACTGGATTAA